One part of the Arachidicoccus terrestris genome encodes these proteins:
- a CDS encoding class I SAM-dependent methyltransferase, protein MYAVRLIYKAMEKLDNTAERTALWRALHLEIDANPPIFEDDWALRLTRPAADWQQRPDMKFTKPIRASMVGRARFVEDQILHSIKNGVTQYIILGAGLDSFALRHPDLKGHVEIYEIDQPDTLRWKERRIEEHLDILPANLHFIPVDFERATWWEALKNSLFDFSKPTAISCTGVTLYLSKEAIDEMLLRIADLAPDSTAIISFYAPVEDLKGEDKALMEVSIKGAASSGTPMISFFNATEVKEITLKAGLKNCRTYDTDDLIKRYFEGRSDGLLPNAGEIFLVAEV, encoded by the coding sequence TTGTATGCAGTTAGACTGATCTATAAAGCAATGGAGAAATTAGATAATACAGCAGAGAGAACAGCCTTATGGCGTGCATTGCATCTGGAAATTGACGCCAATCCTCCTATATTTGAAGACGACTGGGCGCTTAGACTTACCCGGCCTGCTGCTGACTGGCAACAGCGGCCGGATATGAAATTTACTAAACCTATCCGGGCGTCTATGGTCGGCAGAGCCAGGTTCGTGGAAGATCAGATATTACACAGCATCAAAAATGGGGTTACACAGTATATAATACTGGGTGCCGGGTTGGATAGCTTTGCACTTAGACATCCCGATTTGAAAGGGCATGTGGAGATATACGAAATCGACCAACCTGATACGCTTCGATGGAAAGAACGACGCATTGAAGAACATTTAGACATATTGCCGGCCAATCTTCATTTTATACCGGTGGATTTTGAAAGAGCGACTTGGTGGGAGGCTCTCAAGAACTCCCTTTTTGATTTTTCTAAACCTACTGCTATCTCCTGTACCGGTGTGACACTCTACCTTAGTAAAGAGGCAATAGATGAAATGCTGTTACGCATTGCAGACCTTGCCCCGGACTCGACCGCAATCATCAGCTTTTATGCACCTGTTGAAGATTTGAAAGGAGAAGACAAGGCACTGATGGAAGTCTCCATCAAGGGCGCAGCATCTTCCGGGACGCCTATGATCAGCTTTTTTAATGCGACCGAGGTTAAGGAAATCACGCTAAAGGCAGGGCTTAAAAATTGCAGGACCTATGATACAGATGACTTGATCAAGCGTTATTTTGAAGGAAGATCAGATGGGTTATTACCGAATGCAGGCGAAATATTTTTGGTGGCAGAAGTATAG
- a CDS encoding glycoside hydrolase family 43 protein: MKQIIVFVICMFFLGITGLHSQPVKGDHFQVGATWLDTNGDTINAHGGNIIYYKKHYYWFGERRGKHQSLGVSVYSSNDLYNWQPEGLALGHSKDTTSDIAFGGIMERPKVIYNKVTKKFVMWFHVEVRGKGYGAAKVGVAVSNKITGPYRFIHSFRPNGHMSRDMTIFVDEDGTAYEIYSSKENYDLRIVQLTDDYLYVTTKDSLLFTNHREAPAIFKYRGKYYLLTSGCTGWAPNELSLRVADHLYGPWALKGNPLKGRNSRISFYGQPTFVFQLPGKRDRFMYMADRWNPKNLKDSRYQFLPISLKPKNKTGEDSANIEISWKEAWQL; the protein is encoded by the coding sequence ATGAAACAAATTATCGTCTTTGTTATTTGCATGTTTTTTCTTGGAATCACCGGCTTACACAGCCAGCCTGTCAAAGGCGATCATTTTCAAGTTGGAGCGACCTGGCTGGATACCAATGGGGATACCATCAATGCACATGGAGGTAACATAATTTATTACAAAAAACACTATTACTGGTTTGGAGAAAGAAGAGGGAAACACCAGTCATTGGGTGTCAGCGTTTATTCCTCTAATGATCTTTATAACTGGCAGCCCGAAGGACTGGCACTGGGACATTCCAAAGACACCACTAGTGATATCGCCTTTGGCGGTATCATGGAGCGCCCCAAAGTGATCTATAATAAGGTAACTAAAAAGTTTGTCATGTGGTTTCATGTGGAAGTGAGGGGAAAGGGGTATGGCGCTGCAAAAGTCGGTGTTGCTGTCAGTAATAAAATTACAGGGCCTTACCGGTTTATACACAGTTTCAGACCCAATGGCCATATGAGCCGGGACATGACCATTTTTGTCGATGAAGATGGCACTGCTTACGAAATCTATTCTTCCAAAGAAAATTACGACCTGCGAATTGTTCAACTCACCGACGATTATTTGTATGTGACTACTAAAGACTCTCTGTTATTTACAAACCATAGAGAGGCGCCAGCAATCTTTAAATATCGGGGCAAATATTACTTGTTAACCAGCGGTTGTACAGGTTGGGCACCCAACGAGCTCTCCTTAAGAGTAGCAGACCACCTCTATGGTCCGTGGGCATTAAAAGGCAATCCATTAAAGGGCCGGAACAGCCGCATTTCCTTCTATGGGCAGCCTACCTTCGTGTTTCAACTACCGGGAAAACGGGATCGTTTTATGTATATGGCTGACCGCTGGAACCCTAAGAACCTTAAAGACAGCAGATATCAATTTTTGCCCATTTCGTTAAAACCGAAAAACAAAACTGGTGAAGATTCAGCTAACATAGAAATCAGTTGGAAAGAAGCGTGGCAACTATAA
- a CDS encoding DUF6051 family protein: MDYQQLYYGVKALMKRGGGIDETIGVRLDKHAFTSAGAKILPGKTQYRCPQHHHNFKEIPETDSEYALHPLKMKDIAIEENKYFDYYIMQPPYKNKNSKGVILLFHGLNEKSWDKYLPWAASLVQLTGKSVILFPIAFHMNRAPKSWSDIKSMHQVAQIRQQKHPGYSNISAVNTAISIRLGNQPDRLFWSGLQTYRDVTMLVRKIKKDQVSGVAPDSPIDFFSYSIGAFLSIILLMANPNEYFNDTRLFAFCGGTTLDRSFPISRYILDSNGGHTLNSYFSEQLHNHFKASQRLAHYMDMHKGENFFKLMLHYNHYKQERENKMASMHERIMAVPLKKDEVIPPVEVLSTLKGDYRDIPIRVEPMDFDFPYDHVHPFSLMEKYRQQTDIAYNQVMQKAAAFFNEL, encoded by the coding sequence ATGGATTATCAACAATTATATTACGGAGTTAAGGCACTTATGAAACGAGGCGGTGGGATAGACGAAACAATAGGTGTTAGGCTGGATAAACATGCCTTCACTTCTGCAGGGGCAAAAATCCTCCCAGGCAAGACTCAGTATCGCTGCCCACAGCACCATCATAATTTTAAAGAGATTCCTGAAACGGATTCTGAATATGCTTTGCATCCCCTAAAGATGAAAGATATTGCCATCGAAGAAAACAAGTATTTCGACTATTATATCATGCAGCCGCCTTATAAAAATAAGAATAGCAAAGGCGTTATATTATTGTTTCATGGGTTAAATGAGAAAAGCTGGGATAAATATCTTCCCTGGGCTGCAAGCCTTGTACAATTGACGGGTAAATCGGTCATCTTGTTTCCTATTGCTTTCCATATGAACAGAGCACCAAAAAGCTGGTCAGATATTAAATCTATGCATCAGGTAGCGCAAATCCGTCAGCAAAAACACCCAGGATATTCTAATATTAGCGCGGTGAATACAGCCATTAGCATCCGCCTCGGTAACCAACCAGATCGCTTATTCTGGAGTGGGCTGCAGACCTACCGGGATGTGACTATGCTCGTCAGAAAAATTAAAAAGGATCAGGTATCAGGTGTCGCACCGGACAGCCCTATTGATTTCTTTTCCTATTCAATTGGCGCATTCCTCTCCATCATTTTACTTATGGCGAATCCTAATGAATATTTTAATGACACGCGGTTATTTGCTTTTTGCGGGGGTACGACACTGGACAGGTCTTTTCCAATATCCAGATATATATTAGATTCAAATGGCGGCCATACCTTAAACAGCTACTTTAGCGAACAACTCCACAACCACTTTAAGGCTAGCCAGCGACTAGCCCATTATATGGATATGCATAAGGGAGAAAATTTTTTTAAGTTAATGCTCCATTATAATCACTATAAGCAAGAGCGGGAAAATAAAATGGCCAGCATGCATGAAAGGATTATGGCAGTTCCACTGAAAAAAGATGAGGTTATCCCTCCTGTAGAAGTGCTGTCCACGTTAAAGGGTGATTACAGAGACATCCCCATTCGGGTTGAGCCTATGGATTTTGATTTCCCATACGACCATGTCCACCCGTTCTCCCTGATGGAAAAATACAGGCAACAAACCGACATAGCCTATAATCAGGTAATGCAAAAAGCTGCTGCCTTTTTTAACGAATTATAA
- a CDS encoding MFS transporter, translating to MKIKSGEFIALSASSMMLTALGIDIMLPVFGAVGNYFELPPDSNVTANIVVFFFMGQIAQLIFGILSDHFGRLTILRIGFPLYIISGVIAAFAPSLPVMFVARFVAGMGASAVFSTTVAGVRDRFVGDQMARIMSLIFTVFLFTPVFAPFLGKIILAISTWHMVFLAPSLFAAFVFLWSFRLEESLPKQSRRPVNWNNIQSSFVKIVMNRQFIRYAGTSTILFAAFSAYIASSEYIIAEKFGHPELFTWIFAGIGLLMAFTTSLNARLVNRFGARRTLRGLIVIYTTIGGLLLLYTILSGHTPRMWVFFLAVAPMLALNLAIEPNSSALGLEPLGDTAGFASAIYGTFFFFIGASLGSVVSHYLVNGVLPLILCFFGGGVIAFLLIYSDRRVHVN from the coding sequence ATGAAAATAAAATCTGGCGAATTTATAGCGCTCTCGGCCAGTTCAATGATGTTGACGGCCTTGGGTATTGATATTATGCTGCCTGTTTTCGGAGCAGTGGGGAATTATTTTGAACTCCCACCCGATTCCAATGTTACAGCCAATATTGTTGTTTTCTTCTTTATGGGTCAGATAGCCCAACTTATTTTTGGAATACTCTCTGACCATTTTGGAAGATTGACTATTTTAAGAATTGGCTTTCCTCTTTATATCATTAGCGGTGTCATTGCTGCATTCGCTCCTAGCCTTCCTGTTATGTTTGTCGCGAGATTTGTAGCAGGAATGGGCGCTTCAGCTGTTTTCTCTACAACTGTTGCCGGAGTCCGTGACAGATTTGTAGGAGATCAAATGGCACGTATTATGTCCCTTATTTTTACAGTTTTCCTATTTACGCCTGTCTTTGCGCCCTTTTTAGGTAAGATCATCTTGGCAATTTCTACCTGGCATATGGTTTTTCTGGCGCCTTCCCTATTTGCAGCCTTTGTTTTCCTATGGTCATTCCGCTTAGAAGAGTCATTGCCCAAGCAAAGCCGGAGGCCTGTTAATTGGAATAATATACAATCGTCTTTTGTCAAGATAGTCATGAACCGGCAGTTTATCCGGTATGCCGGCACATCTACTATTCTATTCGCTGCATTTAGTGCGTACATTGCCAGTTCAGAATATATTATTGCAGAAAAGTTTGGTCATCCAGAATTATTTACCTGGATCTTCGCAGGTATTGGATTACTTATGGCATTTACTACTTCTTTAAACGCACGGTTAGTTAATCGTTTTGGAGCCAGAAGAACATTGAGGGGGTTGATAGTTATTTATACAACTATCGGAGGGCTCTTGCTACTGTATACGATTCTATCTGGCCATACGCCAAGGATGTGGGTCTTTTTTCTAGCTGTTGCACCTATGTTGGCATTGAACCTGGCCATCGAACCCAACAGCAGCGCATTGGGGCTTGAACCATTAGGCGATACGGCGGGATTTGCTTCTGCTATCTATGGAACTTTTTTCTTTTTTATTGGCGCGTCGTTGGGATCTGTGGTTAGTCATTATTTAGTGAATGGTGTTTTACCACTCATTTTATGTTTTTTTGGAGGAGGGGTAATTGCTTTCCTTCTGATTTATAGTGACCGCCGCGTGCATGTCAATTAA
- a CDS encoding glycoside hydrolase family 2 protein, with product MKKIRRLFLITGFLAGSSMVTGTYAQQQEQAGRGTPLITDVPGRQSNSVSLNGRWNYIVDPYETGFFDYRYKELKENNPSAYWNDYPKSKTDLTEFGYNPKYSLQVPGDWNHQKEQFLYYEGTVWYQKSFDYHKKVKSNRVYLYFGSINYRADVYLNGKKLGFHEGGFTPFNFEIPDSLLKEKGNDLVVRVNNTRHKDDVPTLNTDWWNYGGITRSVELLEVPQIFIRDFFIYLDAPITKQAVIKGAVQLNQIPAKAEKLTISIPELHFSKSFSIHDTKTAIDFTVPQIELWSPQHPKCYQVILSIGKDKITDKVGFRTVRASGNKVLLNGEPLFMRGIAIHEEIPQETRRAWSKGDALQLLNQAKELGCNMVRLAHYPHDETMTRTADSLGILVWSEIPVYWTIDFTNRAVYQNAEKQLREMITRDHNRASVIVWSVGNETPVSKARTDFMHALIDKGRSLDPSRMISAALEVNYNSGKNVNIIDDPLGQFVDLVAFNEYLGWYGGTPDKCRTTNWATPYNKPLFISETGGGAKYGFHADSLTRFSEEYQAWYYRELIDMLARMPDNWVGMSPWILADFRSPKRNNPVYQEGWNRKGLYSDKGQKKKAFYILQQYYKDIQKKGWAVKPVNNTFQKR from the coding sequence ATGAAAAAAATCAGGCGACTTTTCTTGATAACAGGCTTTTTAGCCGGGAGCAGTATGGTAACGGGCACCTATGCACAACAACAAGAACAGGCGGGTAGGGGCACACCGCTTATCACAGATGTTCCCGGCCGCCAGTCAAATAGTGTCTCTTTAAATGGTCGCTGGAACTATATTGTAGATCCCTATGAAACAGGATTTTTTGATTATCGGTATAAAGAGTTGAAAGAAAATAACCCCTCAGCTTACTGGAATGACTACCCTAAAAGCAAAACAGATCTGACCGAATTTGGATACAATCCTAAGTACAGCCTGCAGGTTCCGGGGGATTGGAATCATCAGAAAGAACAGTTCCTGTATTACGAAGGAACTGTCTGGTATCAAAAGTCTTTTGATTACCATAAAAAAGTAAAGTCGAATAGAGTTTATCTGTATTTTGGCAGTATTAATTACCGGGCTGATGTATATCTGAATGGAAAGAAACTGGGGTTCCATGAGGGCGGATTTACGCCTTTTAACTTTGAAATCCCAGATAGCCTCTTGAAAGAAAAGGGCAACGACCTTGTGGTCCGGGTCAATAATACCCGCCATAAAGACGATGTGCCGACACTGAATACCGATTGGTGGAATTATGGCGGCATCACCCGCAGTGTCGAACTGCTTGAGGTGCCACAGATTTTTATACGGGATTTCTTTATATATCTGGATGCGCCCATAACAAAACAGGCAGTCATCAAAGGCGCCGTACAACTCAACCAAATACCTGCCAAAGCGGAAAAACTCACTATATCTATTCCCGAATTGCATTTCAGCAAAAGCTTCTCCATCCACGATACCAAGACGGCCATTGATTTCACGGTTCCCCAGATCGAGCTTTGGAGCCCTCAGCATCCAAAATGCTATCAGGTAATTCTATCGATAGGTAAAGACAAAATAACGGATAAGGTCGGCTTTAGAACGGTCAGAGCTAGCGGCAATAAAGTCTTATTGAATGGCGAACCCCTGTTTATGAGAGGGATTGCCATACATGAAGAGATCCCGCAAGAGACACGCCGGGCCTGGAGTAAAGGCGATGCATTGCAATTATTAAATCAGGCAAAAGAACTCGGCTGTAATATGGTCAGGCTGGCTCATTATCCCCACGATGAGACCATGACCAGAACAGCTGATTCCCTGGGCATTTTAGTATGGTCAGAAATCCCTGTCTACTGGACCATCGATTTTACCAACAGGGCCGTGTATCAAAACGCCGAAAAACAACTTAGGGAGATGATCACCAGGGACCATAACAGGGCAAGTGTTATCGTTTGGTCCGTCGGCAATGAAACGCCTGTCAGTAAAGCTCGCACAGATTTTATGCATGCCTTGATCGATAAAGGCCGCAGTCTGGACCCTTCAAGGATGATATCAGCTGCACTGGAGGTAAATTACAACTCTGGTAAAAACGTCAATATAATAGACGACCCTTTGGGACAATTCGTTGACCTGGTGGCATTTAATGAATATTTGGGTTGGTATGGAGGAACGCCGGATAAATGCCGCACGACTAATTGGGCAACCCCTTATAATAAACCGCTGTTTATCAGTGAAACAGGCGGTGGAGCGAAATATGGTTTTCACGCGGATTCGCTGACCCGGTTTAGCGAAGAATATCAGGCCTGGTATTATAGAGAATTAATAGATATGCTGGCAAGAATGCCAGACAATTGGGTGGGTATGTCGCCCTGGATACTGGCAGATTTCAGATCTCCTAAGCGGAACAATCCTGTTTATCAGGAAGGATGGAATCGTAAGGGCCTTTATAGTGATAAGGGGCAAAAGAAAAAAGCTTTTTATATATTGCAGCAATACTATAAGGACATACAAAAGAAGGGATGGGCTGTAAAACCAGTGAATAATACATTCCAGAAAAGATAA
- a CDS encoding cold shock domain-containing protein yields MGITPAKKEKEKKRAKAKQEKAEKMRERRENAKKGKTLEEMMMYVDENGNLSPTPPDPKNKQEIDPSEIDLTGFHPKKEQSIKKGILTTFIEDKGYGFITDLSTKQSYFVHQNNFTEEIKKGDTVTFELEKTPKGVNACFVKKI; encoded by the coding sequence ATGGGTATAACGCCGGCAAAGAAAGAAAAAGAGAAGAAAAGAGCAAAGGCTAAACAGGAAAAGGCTGAAAAAATGAGAGAGCGCAGAGAAAACGCCAAGAAAGGTAAGACACTGGAAGAAATGATGATGTATGTGGATGAAAATGGTAACCTTTCGCCTACACCGCCCGACCCTAAAAATAAACAGGAAATTGATCCTTCAGAAATTGATCTGACAGGGTTCCATCCTAAAAAAGAACAATCCATTAAAAAGGGAATCCTCACCACCTTCATAGAAGACAAGGGCTATGGCTTCATAACAGACCTGAGCACCAAGCAATCGTATTTTGTGCACCAGAATAATTTTACTGAAGAAATAAAGAAAGGGGATACTGTCACGTTTGAACTCGAAAAAACGCCTAAAGGTGTCAACGCCTGTTTTGTCAAAAAGATTTAG
- a CDS encoding SRPBCC family protein, translating into MSGNSVSFHRVLKAAPQKVYRAFTEEAAIASWLPPYGFLCTVHQMDARVGGTFKMSFQNFSTGNSHSFGGTYSEMQPGTLLQYVESFDDPNLPGEMKTTIKMKAVSCGTEINIVQEGIPEIIPTEMCYLGWQDSLDKLIKLVEPEIPDA; encoded by the coding sequence ATGTCCGGTAACAGTGTTTCTTTTCACAGAGTCTTAAAAGCAGCCCCTCAAAAAGTATATAGAGCCTTTACTGAAGAGGCTGCAATTGCCAGTTGGCTTCCTCCCTATGGTTTTCTATGTACGGTACATCAAATGGATGCCCGGGTGGGTGGTACATTTAAAATGTCATTCCAGAATTTTTCGACAGGCAACAGCCATTCATTTGGAGGCACCTATTCAGAAATGCAACCTGGAACGTTGCTCCAATATGTGGAGTCTTTCGATGATCCTAATTTACCGGGAGAAATGAAGACCACTATTAAAATGAAAGCTGTAAGTTGTGGCACCGAGATCAATATCGTCCAGGAAGGCATTCCAGAGATCATCCCAACAGAAATGTGTTATTTAGGTTGGCAGGATTCTTTGGATAAACTGATAAAACTGGTCGAGCCCGAGATTCCTGATGCATAA
- a CDS encoding DEAD/DEAH box helicase — translation MSFKDLNIIPPILSALEAQGYKTPTPIQQKSIPIVLDRHDLLACAQTGTGKTAAFAVPLLQLMAAQRSVKKGEIEALILAPTRELALQIGESFHNYSTNLSIRHTVIFGGVSQNKQLNDLKSRPQILVATPGRLLDLINQGFIDISKIQYLVLDEADRMLDMGFVHDVKRIVRLIPKERQTLLFSATMPTSIMQLAGSLLYQPRKVQVDPVSSTAETVQQSVFMVGKEHKKLLLAHLLKETAADKTLVFTRTKYGADKLVRLLVKKGITATAIHGNKSQQARQRALHHFKSGQIKVMVATDIAARGIDIDQLPQVINYELPNIAETYVHRIGRTGRAGSPGLAISFCDTEEVAYLKSIQKLIGFKVTVQQHSFH, via the coding sequence ATGTCATTTAAGGACTTAAACATTATTCCACCTATTTTATCAGCCCTTGAGGCTCAAGGCTATAAAACGCCCACCCCTATTCAACAAAAATCTATTCCTATTGTACTCGATCGCCACGATTTATTGGCCTGTGCACAGACAGGAACAGGTAAAACGGCTGCATTTGCAGTACCTCTATTACAGTTGATGGCGGCTCAAAGAAGTGTTAAAAAGGGCGAAATAGAAGCATTAATATTGGCGCCGACAAGAGAGCTGGCTTTACAGATCGGGGAAAGCTTCCATAACTACAGCACAAATCTTTCTATCAGGCATACAGTTATTTTTGGGGGTGTATCTCAGAACAAACAGTTAAACGACCTGAAATCCCGGCCCCAGATTTTGGTGGCTACGCCGGGACGATTGTTGGATTTGATTAACCAGGGATTTATAGATATATCAAAAATTCAGTATTTAGTATTGGATGAAGCAGACAGAATGCTGGATATGGGATTTGTGCATGATGTAAAAAGAATCGTACGATTGATCCCTAAAGAACGGCAAACATTATTGTTTTCTGCGACGATGCCAACTTCCATTATGCAGCTCGCAGGAAGTTTGTTGTATCAGCCCAGAAAGGTTCAGGTTGATCCGGTTTCATCTACCGCTGAGACAGTGCAGCAGTCTGTGTTTATGGTAGGTAAAGAGCATAAGAAATTATTACTTGCACATTTATTGAAAGAAACAGCCGCCGATAAAACGCTGGTTTTTACCAGAACAAAATATGGCGCCGACAAACTTGTAAGGCTCCTGGTTAAAAAAGGAATTACTGCGACCGCCATTCACGGTAATAAAAGCCAGCAGGCACGTCAACGAGCACTGCACCATTTTAAAAGCGGACAAATTAAGGTGATGGTGGCTACTGACATTGCAGCCAGAGGCATCGATATTGACCAGTTACCACAGGTCATTAACTATGAATTACCCAATATCGCAGAAACCTATGTGCACCGTATTGGCAGAACCGGAAGGGCAGGCAGTCCCGGGCTTGCGATCTCTTTCTGTGATACTGAGGAAGTGGCTTACCTGAAGAGTATTCAGAAACTGATCGGATTTAAGGTAACTGTGCAGCAGCACTCCTTTCACTAA
- a CDS encoding GH92 family glycosyl hydrolase — MAKKLLVCIFLTGIIYLAEAQNTSNHTRRVDYVEPLSGTASSSSAAALAHSEVGSERSGNTIPAVGLPFAMTQFTPQTNQSEQKCLPPYEYKAKVFKGFRASHWLSGSCTQDYGSMSILPVVGALSDSAALLLNHEVELATPYEYQIRFPKKYMAKMTATRRSAIWEITMLTTDTLHLIIRTNSDFNQGRVSIKADHHVITGLNPAHRIYQGWGEYAGFDGNFYLYSQTAPAKIQRGKATTAVVDSGTVVLSYYLPIGKTLRLKMGTSFTSIQEAKNNLQAEIPHWNYQKIKQAAIQNWETHLGRVKVYTKKTRDLKIFYTSLYHAYQQPRLFSDVSGTYPAFDGRQRSAIKHIANGNYYDDFSMWDIYRAQLPLMMLIEPEPVRDFIRSILLKSRQGGWVPIFPCWNNYTAAMIGDHAAPFIAAAYNFGIRDYAVRELYSYLRKNAFDTSDKVAYSLGKGRRALRSYLQYGYIPLEDEITEAFHKKEQVSRTLEYAYDDYALSSLAKALGYKADYKELSQRAMNYKNVIDPKVGMARGRSLSGKWVHEFAPYQRASYITEGTPAQYTFYVPQDIKGLAALIGGSKKLESSLDSLFAKDGYWHGNEPGHQIPFMYNYTSSPYKTQRVVRKILQEAYGDGPGGVDGNDDAGQMSAWYIFASMGFYPVDPVSGTFMLASPIFDSISLRLGNGKVLSIHVTSASDSASYIDHINLNGKTYHKNYLSRMLFDQGGYLQIWLTDHPTKWGSGAEERGPSLSDSESGSTP, encoded by the coding sequence ATGGCAAAAAAACTATTAGTTTGTATTTTTTTGACAGGAATCATTTATTTGGCTGAAGCGCAAAATACTTCAAATCACACAAGAAGGGTGGATTATGTGGAACCTTTGTCGGGTACAGCTTCTTCCTCTTCTGCCGCCGCTCTGGCTCATAGTGAAGTTGGCAGTGAGCGAAGCGGCAATACCATTCCAGCGGTCGGGCTTCCCTTCGCTATGACACAATTTACGCCACAGACGAACCAGTCCGAGCAGAAATGCCTGCCGCCTTATGAATATAAAGCAAAGGTATTCAAAGGATTCAGGGCCAGTCACTGGCTGAGCGGCTCCTGTACTCAGGATTACGGCAGCATGTCTATCTTACCGGTTGTGGGTGCGCTAAGTGACAGTGCGGCATTATTATTGAATCATGAAGTCGAATTAGCCACACCCTATGAATATCAAATCCGTTTTCCAAAGAAATATATGGCGAAAATGACTGCAACCCGCAGGTCCGCCATTTGGGAGATCACTATGCTTACAACAGATACGCTTCATCTAATTATCCGAACGAACAGTGATTTTAACCAGGGAAGGGTTTCAATAAAAGCGGATCACCATGTTATCACTGGGCTTAATCCGGCACACCGCATCTACCAAGGTTGGGGGGAATATGCCGGATTTGATGGGAACTTCTATTTGTATTCGCAGACAGCCCCCGCAAAAATCCAGAGAGGGAAAGCTACAACAGCTGTAGTAGATAGCGGTACAGTCGTGTTGTCTTATTATCTGCCAATAGGAAAGACACTAAGACTGAAGATGGGGACTTCCTTTACCAGTATTCAAGAAGCCAAAAATAACCTTCAGGCTGAAATCCCTCACTGGAATTATCAGAAAATAAAACAGGCCGCAATTCAAAATTGGGAAACGCATCTGGGGCGTGTTAAAGTATATACAAAGAAAACTCGAGATCTGAAGATATTTTATACCTCACTATATCATGCCTATCAACAACCGCGACTATTCAGCGATGTAAGCGGCACCTATCCGGCCTTTGATGGACGGCAACGTTCAGCAATCAAGCATATTGCAAATGGAAATTATTATGATGATTTCTCAATGTGGGATATCTATAGGGCGCAGTTGCCTTTGATGATGTTAATTGAACCGGAGCCCGTCAGAGATTTTATACGGTCTATTTTACTAAAAAGCAGGCAGGGGGGCTGGGTCCCCATTTTCCCTTGCTGGAATAATTATACAGCAGCCATGATCGGCGATCATGCAGCACCATTTATCGCTGCCGCTTATAACTTCGGTATCCGTGATTACGCTGTCAGGGAGCTTTATTCCTATCTGCGTAAGAACGCCTTTGACACAAGCGACAAAGTCGCCTATTCACTTGGTAAGGGCCGCAGGGCTCTAAGATCTTATCTGCAATACGGATATATACCATTGGAAGACGAGATCACGGAGGCATTCCATAAAAAAGAACAGGTAAGCCGAACCCTGGAATATGCTTATGATGATTATGCATTAAGCAGTCTTGCAAAGGCACTCGGATATAAAGCAGACTATAAAGAGCTGTCGCAGCGTGCCATGAATTATAAAAATGTCATTGATCCGAAAGTTGGGATGGCAAGAGGGAGGTCTCTTTCGGGAAAATGGGTACATGAGTTCGCGCCTTATCAGCGTGCCAGCTATATTACAGAAGGAACGCCGGCTCAATATACTTTTTATGTTCCTCAGGATATCAAAGGCCTGGCTGCATTGATAGGCGGTTCAAAGAAGCTGGAAAGCAGCCTGGACAGTTTATTTGCGAAGGATGGCTATTGGCACGGAAATGAACCTGGCCATCAGATTCCATTTATGTATAATTATACATCCTCACCCTATAAGACACAGCGTGTAGTGAGAAAGATATTACAAGAGGCATACGGCGATGGGCCCGGCGGCGTAGACGGTAATGACGATGCCGGTCAAATGAGTGCCTGGTATATTTTTGCCTCTATGGGGTTTTATCCGGTAGATCCGGTTTCAGGTACCTTTATGTTAGCAAGCCCCATTTTTGATAGTATATCGCTACGATTAGGAAATGGAAAAGTCCTTTCTATTCACGTGACAAGTGCATCCGATTCGGCTAGCTACATTGATCACATCAATCTAAATGGGAAAACATATCATAAAAACTACCTCTCCAGAATGCTCTTTGATCAGGGCGGTTATCTTCAAATATGGTTAACGGATCACCCTACAAAGTGGGGAAGCGGAGCAGAAGAACGCGGCCCCTCTTTATCTGACAGCGAATCAGGCTCCACGCCGTAG